The following proteins come from a genomic window of unidentified bacterial endosymbiont:
- the rsmI gene encoding 16S rRNA (cytidine(1402)-2'-O)-methyltransferase: MQLPTLYIVPTPIGHLEDITQRALTVLRTVNLIVAEDTRYSGRLLKHFGIQNRFFALHDHNEARCVPILIKRLQSGSTLALVSNAGTPLMSDPGFQLVCACRAAGIPVVPLPGPCAAITALSAAGVPTDRFCFEGFLPAKRAERCHALQALVAEPRTLIFYESCHRLVECLQDIITVFGVERPVVLARELTKLWEQIYGAPAGQLLEWVQQDPWRQRGEIVLVVSGYPGDDQGLSPAVQRTLALSLQQLPLKQAAALTAAIHAVKKNAVYRYGLTLKQRLPAEEASALS; this comes from the coding sequence ATGCAACTCCCAACCCTCTACATTGTTCCTACGCCGATTGGTCATTTAGAGGATATCACCCAGCGTGCGCTGACGGTATTACGCACAGTCAACCTCATCGTGGCAGAAGATACCCGGTATAGTGGGCGCTTGTTGAAGCATTTTGGGATCCAAAACCGGTTTTTTGCCCTGCATGACCATAATGAAGCGCGGTGTGTGCCGATCTTAATCAAGCGACTGCAATCAGGGAGCACCCTAGCGTTGGTTTCAAACGCCGGGACTCCGTTGATGAGTGATCCAGGATTTCAATTGGTCTGTGCTTGCCGGGCAGCGGGAATTCCGGTGGTACCACTCCCTGGCCCCTGTGCCGCGATTACAGCACTATCAGCCGCGGGGGTTCCTACGGATCGCTTTTGTTTTGAAGGGTTTTTACCGGCTAAGCGAGCCGAGCGCTGCCATGCCTTACAAGCGTTAGTGGCCGAGCCACGTACGCTGATCTTTTACGAATCCTGTCATCGCCTGGTGGAGTGCTTGCAGGATATCATCACGGTGTTCGGTGTTGAACGCCCTGTGGTACTGGCCCGAGAGTTAACCAAGTTGTGGGAGCAAATTTATGGCGCCCCAGCAGGTCAGCTGCTGGAGTGGGTGCAACAAGATCCCTGGCGCCAGCGGGGCGAGATAGTGTTAGTGGTTTCAGGTTACCCAGGGGATGATCAGGGGTTGTCACCCGCTGTGCAACGGACCCTAGCACTATCACTGCAACAGCTGCCTTTGAAACAGGCCGCAGCCCTGACGGCAGCTATCCATGCTGTTAAAAAGAACGCAGTGTACCGCTATGGATTGACCTTAAAACAGAGGCTGCCAGCTGAGGAGGCATCAGCGTTGTCGTAA
- the yiaY gene encoding L-threonine dehydrogenase, translated as MAVSTFFMPAVNMIGRGALSDAVDAVQAYGLHRALIVTDQGLLQCGMATRIQQLLNQQGIESVVYSDTRPNPTTDNVQQGLALLQQQQCDCVISLGGGSPHDCAKGIALVASNGGSIEDYEGVDRSSRPQLPMIAINTTAGTASEITRFCIITDPIRHIKMAIVDKHVTPLLSVNDPELMAGMPSSLTAATGMDALTHAVEAYVSTAANPITDACALKAITMIVHALPQVVQRGDDQPARESMAYAQFLAGMAFNNASLGYVHAMAHQLGGFYDLPHGICNAILLPHVQAFNAPACAKRLGDIAAAMGIDIHGLNEQQQTEACIGAIKALAKTVNIPAGLAMLQVKESDFALLATNALQDACGVTNPRQASQAEIIAIFKAAL; from the coding sequence ATGGCTGTTTCCACCTTTTTTATGCCGGCTGTTAACATGATAGGTCGTGGTGCACTATCGGATGCGGTTGATGCTGTACAGGCCTATGGGCTGCACAGAGCACTGATCGTCACTGATCAGGGACTGCTGCAGTGTGGAATGGCTACTCGAATACAGCAGTTACTGAATCAACAAGGCATTGAGAGTGTCGTGTATAGCGACACCCGACCTAACCCAACAACGGATAATGTGCAACAGGGCTTGGCACTGTTACAGCAACAGCAGTGTGATTGTGTGATCTCATTAGGCGGAGGGTCTCCCCATGACTGTGCGAAAGGCATCGCCTTAGTCGCGAGCAACGGGGGCTCGATAGAAGATTATGAAGGGGTTGATCGCTCAAGCCGACCACAGCTCCCGATGATTGCTATCAATACAACCGCTGGAACGGCTTCAGAGATCACACGATTTTGTATCATCACTGATCCAATACGCCATATCAAAATGGCGATTGTTGACAAGCACGTGACCCCCTTACTGTCGGTCAATGATCCAGAGTTGATGGCGGGTATGCCCTCTTCGCTGACTGCAGCCACCGGGATGGATGCATTAACCCATGCCGTAGAAGCTTATGTATCGACTGCTGCCAATCCGATTACAGATGCTTGTGCGTTAAAAGCCATCACGATGATTGTTCACGCTTTACCACAGGTGGTCCAGAGAGGGGATGATCAGCCAGCCCGTGAAAGTATGGCCTACGCTCAATTTTTGGCGGGAATGGCCTTTAATAACGCCTCGTTGGGTTATGTTCATGCGATGGCTCACCAGCTTGGCGGTTTTTATGACTTACCACACGGGATCTGCAATGCGATATTGTTACCCCATGTACAAGCTTTCAACGCGCCAGCCTGTGCCAAGCGCTTAGGGGATATTGCAGCCGCCATGGGGATAGATATCCACGGCTTGAATGAACAGCAGCAGACAGAAGCTTGTATCGGTGCTATCAAGGCATTAGCAAAAACTGTGAATATTCCTGCTGGATTGGCGATGTTGCAGGTCAAAGAGTCCGATTTCGCACTGCTCGCCACTAATGCCTTGCAGGATGCCTGTGGAGTGACCAACCCACGTCAGGCAAGCCAGGCAGAAATTATTGCTATTTTTAAAGCCGCGCTGTAA